One Deltaproteobacteria bacterium genomic window, GCGACGTCGATCAGCCCCGAGCGGCCCCGCGTGGCGCGGCAGCCGCTCACCGCGACGAGCGCGTCGCTGCCGGCGAGCCGGAGCACCGCCGCGAAGTTGTCCTCCGTGCGCAGGGTGCGGACACGGGCCGCGCGGCAGAACACCTCGGTGACCTCGCATCCGGTGAGGAACCGCACGAGGTCGAAGCTGTGCACGCCGGTGTGCAGCAGGATGCCGCCGCCCGACATGGACGGATCGTCGAGCCAGACGAGCGGCGAGGGCTCGAAGCGCTGGTTCAGGACGACCGCGTGCAGCGCGCCGATCTCGGGCAGGCGCGCGCGGATGGCGCGCACGACGGCGTTCCAGCGGAGCGTCTGGGCCATGAGGCACGGGACGCGGGCGGTGCGCAGCACGCGCACGACCTCGACGGCGGCAGCGCCCGTGGTGGCGAGCGGCTTCTCGATCAGCAAGGGCTTCCCCGCGGCCGCGACGGCCTCGGCGATCGCGGGGTGGAGGACGGGCGGCACGACCGCGATCACCGCCTCGACGGCCGGATCTGCGACGAGCGCCCGCCAGTCGGCGTGGAAGCGGCAGCCGAGGCGGGCGGCGTCATCGCGGCCTCGGCTCGCGTCACGCCGGGAAAGCGCGGCGAGCGCGAGCTCCGGAACGTCTGTGCGCATATGCGCCAGGTAACGCTGCCCGTGCTTGCCCGCTCCGACGAGCCCGACCCCCACCCGCCGCATCCGGACCGCGGTCAGGAGTCGAGGCGGGGCAGCCGGCTCCGCTCGCGGCGATCGCCGAGGCCGGCCGACGCCGCGCGCTCGAAGTACTCCTCGAGGGCGGCCGCGAACCAGCGGCGCGCGAAGCGGCTGCCCACCGCGAGGCGCTCGCGATCGAGCGACCCGGCGGCGAGGAGGACGAGCG contains:
- a CDS encoding Gfo/Idh/MocA family oxidoreductase, with the translated sequence MRRVGVGLVGAGKHGQRYLAHMRTDVPELALAALSRRDASRGRDDAARLGCRFHADWRALVADPAVEAVIAVVPPVLHPAIAEAVAAAGKPLLIEKPLATTGAAAVEVVRVLRTARVPCLMAQTLRWNAVVRAIRARLPEIGALHAVVLNQRFEPSPLVWLDDPSMSGGGILLHTGVHSFDLVRFLTGCEVTEVFCRAARVRTLRTEDNFAAVLRLAGSDALVAVSGCRATRGRSGLIDVAGDEGQLVGDHQLGSAYAVRGLERTPLPLGELVPTVREVLRAFARLILDGEPPLATPEDGARAVLIAEACHRSAESGAPVTVSGPDG